Proteins encoded in a region of the Onychostoma macrolepis isolate SWU-2019 chromosome 20, ASM1243209v1, whole genome shotgun sequence genome:
- the LOC131527324 gene encoding trace amine-associated receptor 13c-like, which produces MHLTAVNQSDVCQEYLCPERSVSLSVYVILYVAAAAVSLLTVCGNLLVIISVSHFKQLHTPANILILSLAVADLLTGVAVMPFHWTLLIESCWTSGPVICSVFNFVTFQATSVSVHTVALIAVDRFLALSSPFLYSEKISPTVICIATLFNWLFSLIYNFTLLYLNGNFTNVMCPGECLYIIDGVSSLIDLLIVFLMPCTLIIILYTHVFVIAKRHVTAIRALQVHNSTGSSKNRVSDKSERKAAILLGILVFVFLLCLLPYYICSLVIPYSNAELFYIRNVAVMFFFLNATINPIIYALFYPWFQKSLKLIFTFKVFNKDSSLMNVL; this is translated from the coding sequence ATGCATCTAACAGCAGTGAACCAAAGTGATGTCTGTCAGGAATATTTGTGTCCAGAGAGATCTGTTTCTTTATCTGTGTATGTGATTCTGTATGTGGCCGCAGCAGCTGTGTCTCTGCTGACCGTGTGTGGAAACCTGCTGGTCATCATCTCTGTGAGTCACTTCAAGCAGCTCCACACACCTGCTAACATCCTCATCCTCTCTTTGGCTGTTGCCGATCTCCTTACTGGAGTTGCTGTGATGCCATTTCATTGGACTTTGTTGATTGAGTCATGTTGGACTTCTGGACCAGTGATCTGTTCGGTTTTcaattttgtgacttttcaagCGACAAGTGTGTCTGTTCACACTGTGGCTTTGATAGCAGTTGACCGGTTTTTGGCTCTAAGTTCTCCTTTTCTCTACTCAGAGAAAATCTCACCCACTGTGATCTGCATAGCAACTTTATTTAACTGGTTGTTTTCACTTATTTATAACTTCACTCTTCTTTACCTCAATGGAAACTTCACTAATGTCATGTGTCCAGGAGAATGTCTTTATATTATAGATGGAGTTTCATCTCTCATTGATCTTTTGATTGTGTTTCTTATGCCATGTACactcattataatattatacactCATGTTTTTGTCATTGCTAAGAGACATGTGACGGCTATAAGAGCGCTTCAGGTTCACAACAGCACAGGATCCTCCAAAAACAGAGTCAGTGACAAATCAGAGCGAAAAGCTGCTATACTGCTGGGGATTCTGGTCTTTGTGTTTCTTCTGTGTTTACTACCGTATTATATTTGTTCCTTAGTGATACCATACAGTAATGCTGAATTGTTTTATATCAGAAATGTTGCtgtaatgtttttctttctgaaCGCCACCATTAATCCTATAATTTATGCCTTATTCTATCCCTGGTTTCAGAAAAgcttaaaattaattttcacatttaaagtgttCAATAAAGACTCATCCCTGATGAATGTGCTCTAA
- the LOC131527283 gene encoding trace amine-associated receptor 13c-like, with protein MYKKNQQRVFFAKVGVILLIGNNASALHRGPNETGLTLLEIQILVSNWLLLCSIQYKKKDLLSLQSASHIMNLTAVNQSDVCQEYSCPEKSVSLSVYVILYVAAAAVSLLTVCGNLLVIISVSHFKQLHTPANILIVSLAVADLLVGVFVMPFHLSWLIESCWISGPVICSVFNFVTFQATSVSVHTVALIAVDRFLALNSPFLYSEKISPTVICIATLFNWLFSLFYNFTLLYVNGNFTDVMCPGECLYIVDEISSLIDLLFVFLMPCTLIIILYTHVFVIAKRHATAIRALQVHNSTESSKNRVSDKSERKAALALGILVFVFLLCLLPYYIFSLTNFLRDDSFSNVINSVLILFYLNSSINPLIYALLYPWFKKSVKIILTLKVLNTNSSLMNVLSLSS; from the coding sequence atgtataaaaaaaatcagcaacGCGTATTTTTTGCCAAAGTTGGTGTCATCCTGCTCATTGGGAACAATGCAAGCGCTTTGCACCGAGGACCAAATGAGACTGGACTCACTCTGCTGGAAATACAAATATTAGTTTCAAATTGGTTGTTGCTTTGTTCTATACAATACAAGAAGAAAGACTTGCTGTCTCTCCAGAGTGCTTCACACATCATGAATCTAACAGCAGTGAACCAAAGTGATGTCTGTCAGGAGTATTCGTGTCCAGAGAAATCTGTTTCTTTATCTGTGTATGTGATTCTGTATGTGGCCGCAGCAGCTGTGTCTCTGCTGACCGTGTGTGGAAACCTGCTGGTCATCATCTCTGTGAGTCACTTCAAGCAGCTCCACACACCTGCTAACATCCTCATCGTCTCTTTGGCTGTTGCCGATCTCCTGGTTGGAGTTTTTGTGATGCCGTTTCACTTGTCTTGGCTCATCGAGTCATGCTGGATTTCTGGACCAGTGATATGTTCGGTTTTcaattttgtgacttttcagGCGACAAGTGTGTCTGTTCACACTGTGGCTTTGATAGCAGTTGATCGGTTTTTGGCTCTAAATTCTCCTTTTCTTTACTCAGAGAAAATCTCACCCACTGTGATCTGCATTGCAACTTTATTTAACTGGCTGTTTTCACTCTTTTATAACTTCACTCTTCTTTACGTTAATGGAAACTTCACTGATGTCATGTGTCCAGGAGAATGTCTTTATATTGTAGATGAGATTTCATCTCTCATTGATCTTCTGTTTGTGTTTCTTATGCCATGTACactcattataatattatacactCATGTTTTTGTCATTGCTAAGAGACATGCAACTGCTATAAGAGCGCTTCAGGTTCACAACAGCACAGAATCCTCCAAAAACAGAGTCAGTGACAAATCAGAGCGAAAAGCTGCATTAGCACTTGGGATTCTGGTCTTTgtgtttcttttgtgtttactgccatattatattttttctttaacaaaTTTCCTAAGAGATGACTCATTTTCTAATGTTATTAACAGTGTTTTGATTCTCTTTTATCTTAATTCCTCTATCAATCCATTAATCTACGCTCTGTTATACCCTTGGTTTAAGAAAAGTGTAAAGATAATTCTAACTCTTAAAGTATTGAACACAAACTCCTCACTAATGAATGTCCTGTCCTTAAGCTCTTGA